In a genomic window of Thermosynechococcus sp. CL-1:
- the ilvB gene encoding biosynthetic-type acetolactate synthase large subunit, producing the protein MQATGAYILIDTLCRHGVKHIFGYPGGAILPIYDELYRAESQGKIQHILVRHEQGAAHAADGYARATGQVGVCFATSGPGATNLVTGIATAHMDSIPLLVITGQVSRSAIGTDAFQETDIFGITLPIVKHSYVVRAAKDMARIVAEAIYIATTGRPGPVLVDIPKDVGLEVCEYEPIEPGQVKLRGYRPTIRGNVRQIAQAVQLIREAKRPLLYVGGGAITAGAHEEVLKLAELFQIPVTTTLMGKGAFPESHPLSVGMLGMHGTAYANFAVSECDLLIAVGARFDDRVTGKLDEFASRAKVIHIDIDPAEVGKNRVPDVPIVGSVKPVLQQLLKHIEDSGEAVEPATQAWLERIKVWKEDYPLVVPQPSGELSPQEVIVAFGRHAPDAYYTTDVGQHQMWAAQFLKNGPRRWISSAGLGTMGFGMPAAMGVKVALPDQQVICISGDASFQMNSQELATLAQYGIAVKTVIINNFWQGMVRQWQQAFYEKRYSHSNMAKGMPDFVKLAEAYGVKGLRVSDRHDLDAIVQEVLAYDGPVLLDAHVTREENCYPMVAPGKANSQMLGLPERKVLEKAAELIYCANCGAKTISTHRFCPECGSKL; encoded by the coding sequence GTGCAAGCAACTGGAGCATACATTCTTATTGATACTCTATGCCGTCACGGCGTTAAGCATATTTTTGGCTATCCCGGGGGCGCAATTTTACCAATTTATGATGAGCTTTACCGTGCTGAGTCGCAGGGAAAGATTCAGCATATTCTAGTACGCCACGAACAGGGGGCAGCCCATGCCGCTGACGGCTACGCTCGTGCTACAGGTCAAGTGGGCGTCTGTTTTGCCACTTCAGGGCCAGGAGCAACCAACTTAGTGACAGGCATTGCCACAGCCCACATGGATTCGATTCCCCTGCTGGTGATCACCGGTCAGGTGTCTCGCTCCGCCATTGGCACCGATGCCTTTCAGGAAACGGATATCTTTGGCATTACGCTGCCCATTGTCAAGCACTCCTACGTCGTGCGGGCAGCCAAGGACATGGCACGGATTGTTGCTGAGGCAATCTACATTGCCACCACCGGTCGGCCAGGGCCGGTGCTCGTGGATATTCCCAAGGATGTGGGGCTAGAGGTCTGTGAGTATGAACCGATCGAGCCGGGGCAAGTCAAGCTAAGGGGCTATCGTCCCACGATTCGCGGCAATGTGCGCCAAATTGCCCAAGCGGTTCAACTGATTCGTGAGGCCAAGCGACCCTTGCTCTATGTGGGCGGCGGTGCAATTACAGCAGGTGCTCACGAGGAAGTGCTCAAGTTAGCTGAGTTATTCCAGATTCCGGTGACAACAACCCTGATGGGCAAGGGGGCGTTTCCTGAGTCCCATCCCCTCTCCGTGGGTATGTTGGGGATGCATGGCACCGCCTATGCCAACTTTGCCGTCAGTGAGTGTGATCTATTGATTGCCGTGGGGGCGCGGTTTGACGATCGCGTCACCGGTAAACTGGATGAATTTGCCTCCCGCGCTAAGGTGATTCACATTGACATTGATCCTGCCGAGGTGGGCAAAAACCGCGTGCCGGATGTGCCGATTGTTGGCAGCGTTAAACCCGTGCTCCAGCAACTTCTCAAGCACATTGAAGACAGTGGTGAAGCCGTTGAACCCGCCACCCAGGCGTGGCTCGAGCGCATCAAGGTCTGGAAAGAGGACTATCCCCTTGTCGTGCCGCAACCCAGTGGTGAACTCTCGCCCCAAGAGGTGATTGTTGCCTTTGGCCGCCATGCGCCTGATGCCTACTACACGACTGATGTGGGTCAGCACCAGATGTGGGCAGCGCAATTCCTGAAAAATGGCCCGCGGCGTTGGATCTCCAGTGCTGGCTTGGGCACGATGGGCTTTGGCATGCCCGCAGCAATGGGGGTGAAGGTGGCACTACCCGATCAACAGGTGATCTGTATTAGTGGCGATGCCAGTTTTCAAATGAATTCCCAAGAGTTGGCCACATTGGCGCAGTACGGTATTGCTGTCAAGACGGTGATTATTAACAATTTTTGGCAGGGAATGGTGCGCCAGTGGCAACAGGCCTTTTACGAGAAGCGTTATTCCCATTCCAATATGGCCAAGGGGATGCCCGATTTTGTGAAATTGGCGGAGGCCTACGGGGTTAAGGGGTTGCGGGTGAGCGATCGCCACGATTTGGATGCCATTGTCCAAGAGGTCTTAGCTTACGATGGCCCCGTGCTCCTAGATGCCCATGTCACTCGTGAGGAAAATTGCTATCCGATGGTGGCTCCCGGCAAAGCCAACTCCCAAATGCTAGGGCTGCCGGAACGCAAGGTGCTGGAAAAGGCTGCCGAATTAATCTACTGCGCCAACTGTGGGGCAAAGACAATTTCGACCCATCGCTTTTGTCCAGAGTGCGGCAGTAAGCTCTAG
- a CDS encoding energy-coupling factor ABC transporter ATP-binding protein codes for MTALLEIRDLHFGYGATPSLLQGIDLTVQRRDRLGIMGDNGSGKTTLLLLCAAVLAPQRGTITCLGQSVVAGQFQPAVGVVLQHPADQLIGATVAEDVAFGPENLGCSPPEVQQRVDQALAKTGTSHLADRMPHQLSGGEQRMVAIAGILAMQPQLILYDEPTAFLDQRSCGTLIEFLQADTTPGLIVSHDPAFLRRVCTQIFLLESGHLRPLAL; via the coding sequence GTGACTGCCCTGCTGGAAATCAGGGATCTCCATTTTGGCTATGGAGCAACCCCCTCACTACTCCAAGGGATTGATCTCACGGTGCAGCGGAGGGATCGCCTAGGCATCATGGGGGACAATGGTTCTGGCAAAACCACACTTCTGCTGCTCTGTGCGGCTGTTCTTGCGCCACAGCGGGGAACGATCACCTGCTTGGGACAGTCGGTGGTGGCTGGACAGTTTCAACCGGCGGTGGGGGTCGTGCTGCAACATCCAGCGGATCAGTTAATCGGGGCTACCGTGGCCGAGGATGTCGCCTTTGGCCCAGAAAACTTGGGCTGTTCCCCTCCAGAGGTTCAGCAGCGAGTTGACCAAGCCTTGGCCAAGACAGGAACCAGTCACTTGGCCGATCGCATGCCCCATCAACTGTCGGGAGGCGAACAACGCATGGTGGCGATCGCGGGCATTTTAGCCATGCAGCCCCAGTTGATTCTCTATGATGAACCCACGGCCTTTTTGGATCAGCGAAGTTGTGGCACGTTGATCGAGTTTTTGCAGGCGGATACCACCCCCGGTCTCATCGTCAGTCATGACCCTGCATTTTTACGCAGAGTCTGTACTCAGATTTTTCTCCTAGAGTCAGGACATCTCCGTCCACTGGCGCTGTAA
- a CDS encoding glycoside hydrolase family 10 protein encodes MLHRRVWLLFVLFCWSLCWTIWPVQAQNSTLIRGVWLTTNDLPILRDRPRLEATLNDLQRLNFNTLYPVVWNSGYVSFPSATARNLGIQPFVLRGIQDYDLLWELTQQAHCRNLLIIPWFEFGFMVPETSELALAHPDWLTQGVNGQTTRLTAAGEVAWMNPFHPEVQAFLTNIVLEVLRQYPVDGVQFDDHLSLPVEFGYDDYTRALYQQETQKPVPDNPRDPDWMRWRADKLTAFVQTLRQRVKQEFPNAIFSVSPTTLPTAYQTFLQDWPQWVALGLLDEVIVQVYRYNLPSFVQQLTQPEMLHAQAKIPTAVGVLTGLRTNPVPIELVDAKVEAALRSGLGVSFFSFETLWGRGPEPRDRRQNTILFHFRQPLPRRLFAQACPTP; translated from the coding sequence ATGCTGCATCGTCGCGTTTGGCTGTTGTTCGTGCTCTTCTGTTGGAGTTTGTGTTGGACGATTTGGCCAGTACAGGCACAAAACTCAACGCTGATTCGCGGCGTCTGGCTGACAACCAATGATTTACCGATCCTGCGCGATCGCCCTCGGTTGGAGGCAACCCTCAATGATTTACAGCGGTTGAACTTCAACACTCTCTATCCCGTTGTCTGGAACTCTGGGTATGTCAGTTTCCCCAGTGCTACGGCTAGGAATCTGGGCATCCAGCCCTTTGTGCTGCGAGGGATTCAGGACTACGACCTTCTTTGGGAACTCACCCAGCAGGCGCACTGCCGTAATCTGTTGATCATTCCTTGGTTTGAATTTGGCTTCATGGTGCCAGAAACCTCAGAACTCGCCCTTGCCCATCCAGACTGGCTCACCCAAGGGGTCAATGGTCAAACCACTCGCTTAACGGCGGCTGGTGAAGTAGCTTGGATGAATCCCTTTCATCCTGAGGTGCAGGCTTTCTTGACCAACATTGTCCTAGAGGTGCTGCGGCAGTATCCCGTGGATGGGGTGCAGTTTGATGACCACCTCAGCCTGCCCGTGGAGTTTGGCTACGATGACTACACCCGTGCCCTCTATCAGCAGGAAACCCAAAAGCCCGTTCCCGACAATCCCCGTGATCCAGACTGGATGCGCTGGCGTGCCGACAAACTCACCGCCTTTGTGCAAACGTTGCGGCAGCGGGTCAAGCAAGAATTTCCCAATGCCATTTTTTCCGTCTCACCGACCACATTGCCCACCGCCTACCAGACATTTCTCCAAGATTGGCCGCAGTGGGTCGCCCTCGGCCTCCTCGATGAAGTGATTGTGCAAGTCTATCGCTACAATCTCCCCAGCTTTGTGCAGCAGTTAACTCAGCCAGAGATGCTCCACGCCCAAGCGAAAATTCCCACTGCCGTTGGTGTCCTCACGGGGCTACGCACCAACCCTGTGCCCATTGAACTGGTGGATGCCAAGGTAGAAGCCGCGCTGCGATCAGGGTTAGGGGTGTCCTTTTTCTCCTTTGAAACGTTATGGGGGCGTGGTCCCGAACCGCGCGATCGCCGCCAAAATACGATCCTCTTTCATTTTCGCCAGCCCCTGCCAAGGCGGTTGTTTGCTCAAGCCTGTCCAACTCCCTAG
- a CDS encoding dihydrolipoamide acetyltransferase family protein yields the protein MIRELFMPALSSTMTEGKIVSWVKSPGDKVAKGETVLIVESDKADMDVESFYDGYLAVITVPAGEVAPVGSTIGLVAETEAEIAEAEAKAKSLGAATSSTTSSAATASTPAAATSNGSATAPVAVASPTSAVAATTGRVVASPRARKLAKEHKIDLQTLKGTGPNGRITAADVEALIGAPATPVTPVATPPVPTAPPATAPVVVKEDLVPLTTLQNAVVRNMVASLGIPDFHVAYTITTDALDRLYQQIKSKGVTMTALLAKAIALTLQKHPIMNAYYTEQGIQYRRDINIAVAVAMPGGGLITPVLKNADQVDIYSLSRTWKELVERARAKQLQPEEYSTGTFSLSNLGMFGVDFFDAILTPGQGAIMAVGASRPTVVATEDGLLGVKRQMKVNITCDHRVIYGADAAAFLQDLAKLIETNPQALTL from the coding sequence ATGATTCGTGAACTGTTCATGCCCGCCCTCAGCTCCACCATGACCGAAGGGAAAATTGTCTCTTGGGTGAAATCTCCCGGGGATAAGGTGGCCAAGGGGGAAACCGTGCTGATTGTGGAATCCGACAAGGCCGATATGGATGTGGAGTCCTTCTACGACGGCTATTTGGCGGTGATTACCGTGCCTGCTGGCGAAGTGGCACCCGTCGGTTCCACCATTGGCCTCGTGGCAGAAACAGAAGCAGAAATTGCGGAAGCAGAGGCAAAGGCCAAGTCCCTTGGGGCGGCGACCAGTTCTACGACGAGTTCTGCAGCAACGGCCTCGACTCCCGCTGCGGCCACAAGTAATGGCTCCGCAACGGCTCCTGTGGCAGTGGCTTCTCCCACCAGTGCTGTTGCTGCAACTACTGGGCGAGTGGTTGCTTCCCCCCGTGCCCGCAAATTGGCCAAGGAACACAAAATTGATTTGCAGACGCTCAAGGGAACGGGTCCCAATGGTCGGATTACCGCCGCTGATGTGGAAGCCTTGATTGGTGCGCCTGCAACTCCCGTTACACCAGTAGCGACACCCCCTGTCCCCACAGCCCCCCCTGCGACTGCCCCGGTCGTCGTCAAAGAGGATCTGGTGCCCCTGACAACGCTACAAAATGCGGTGGTGCGGAATATGGTGGCCAGCCTTGGCATTCCCGATTTCCACGTGGCCTACACGATTACAACGGATGCGTTGGATCGGCTGTACCAGCAAATCAAGTCAAAAGGGGTGACAATGACGGCGCTCCTTGCCAAGGCGATCGCCCTGACGCTGCAAAAACACCCGATCATGAATGCCTATTACACGGAGCAAGGGATTCAATACCGTCGCGACATTAACATTGCTGTGGCTGTGGCGATGCCGGGGGGTGGCCTGATTACACCGGTGCTGAAGAACGCCGACCAAGTTGACATCTACAGCCTCTCGCGCACTTGGAAAGAATTAGTGGAGCGGGCGCGCGCCAAGCAACTGCAACCTGAGGAGTACAGCACGGGTACCTTTAGTCTCTCCAATTTAGGAATGTTCGGGGTTGACTTCTTCGACGCCATTCTCACCCCCGGTCAAGGAGCCATTATGGCGGTGGGGGCGTCGCGTCCGACGGTAGTTGCCACCGAGGATGGCCTGCTGGGGGTGAAACGGCAGATGAAGGTGAATATCACCTGTGATCACCGTGTGATCTATGGTGCCGATGCTGCCGCTTTCCTTCAGGATTTGGCGAAACTGATTGAAACCAATCCCCAAGCCTTGACGCTCTAA
- a CDS encoding YlqD family protein: MTDPMDTKLLLRRQIMVKAIVTPEWKDDAQRQLQAQLNQVDGQIQQLDFQLQQVIDELRKSNEAADVVNARIQEVQGQANNQKAQLLQQKNLILQQLDQVQRLEMGQEVDQGQVDNFFYVTKGDNLIQKMQVEILLRNGVIEEIRGTL; encoded by the coding sequence ATGACAGACCCTATGGATACTAAACTGCTCCTGCGGCGCCAGATTATGGTGAAAGCAATCGTCACTCCCGAGTGGAAAGACGATGCCCAAAGGCAGCTTCAGGCACAACTAAATCAAGTGGATGGCCAAATTCAGCAGTTGGATTTTCAATTGCAGCAAGTGATTGACGAACTGCGCAAAAGTAATGAAGCAGCGGATGTGGTCAATGCCCGTATTCAAGAGGTTCAAGGACAAGCCAACAACCAAAAGGCGCAACTGTTGCAGCAAAAAAATCTGATTCTTCAACAATTGGATCAGGTGCAACGCCTAGAAATGGGGCAGGAAGTGGATCAAGGTCAAGTGGATAATTTCTTCTATGTCACTAAAGGAGACAACTTGATCCAAAAAATGCAGGTGGAGATTCTCCTGCGCAATGGCGTCATCGAAGAAATTCGCGGCACGCTCTAA